In Flavobacterium endoglycinae, one DNA window encodes the following:
- a CDS encoding GntR family transcriptional regulator, translating to MNIISIQNNIGLPKYKQIILSIEKAIEEEKLIKGDKLPSVNKVCLAFSLSRDTVLLAYEELKKRGIIYAIPGKGYYVKSVEITIKQKIFLLFDELNSFKEDIYNSFLNNIGKNVQVDIFFHHFNSEVFQKLINDSNGNYTKYILMPTNLKNIVASIKTLPVADVIILDQTNPDLKMYPAIYQNHQKDIFEGLLKGKEKLKHYKKLILIFPGFREPLGMKKGFEDFCSEYHFKSEIITEFTNREITTGDLYVIPNDRDLVKVIEKARDQNLKLGTDFGIISYNETPLKKIVASGIATISTHFEAMGKILAEMVLKGKKEQIENKSALIIRNSL from the coding sequence ATGAATATCATTTCAATTCAAAACAATATTGGTCTGCCAAAATATAAGCAGATAATTCTTTCAATTGAAAAAGCGATTGAAGAAGAAAAACTTATAAAAGGCGACAAATTACCATCGGTAAACAAGGTGTGTCTGGCATTTTCACTATCGCGAGATACGGTTTTATTGGCTTATGAAGAACTGAAAAAACGAGGCATCATTTACGCCATTCCTGGAAAAGGATATTACGTTAAAAGCGTTGAAATCACTATAAAACAAAAGATTTTTTTGCTTTTTGATGAACTCAACAGTTTTAAAGAAGACATTTATAATTCGTTTTTAAACAATATTGGAAAAAATGTTCAAGTCGATATTTTCTTCCATCATTTTAACAGCGAAGTTTTTCAAAAACTCATAAATGACAGCAACGGTAATTACACGAAATATATTTTGATGCCCACGAATTTGAAAAATATTGTTGCGTCGATAAAAACCCTACCAGTAGCCGATGTCATCATACTAGATCAGACTAATCCGGATTTAAAAATGTATCCGGCCATTTATCAGAATCACCAAAAAGATATTTTTGAAGGATTGTTGAAAGGAAAAGAAAAATTAAAACACTATAAAAAACTTATTTTGATCTTTCCGGGTTTTAGAGAACCGCTTGGAATGAAAAAGGGTTTTGAAGATTTTTGTTCCGAATATCATTTTAAATCGGAGATTATTACCGAATTTACAAACAGAGAAATCACGACAGGAGATCTGTATGTAATTCCAAATGACCGTGATTTGGTAAAAGTAATTGAAAAGGCGAGAGACCAAAACCTAAAACTAGGAACCGACTTTGGCATTATATCGTATAATGAAACTCCTTTAAAGAAAATTGTTGCCAGCGGTATTGCTACTATTTCGACCCATTTTGAAGCGATGGGAAAAATTCTGGCCGAAATGGTGCTTAAAGGAAAGAAGGAACAAATCGAAAACAAGTCGGCCCTTATCATAAGGAATTCATTATAG
- a CDS encoding aldose epimerase family protein, with amino-acid sequence MEIKHKSHFQHTSNPKSFGFMSDGKEIFVFELTNKNKMKVEITNYGATVTSIKVPVQENLVDVVLGFDSLQLYLESYSLPSAPYFGTTVGRYAGRIQNGTFTLNDKTYQLAKNNNGNSLHGGSNGFGRKEWTVTNQTSGENPSITFTLISADGDENYPGELQIDLTYILTEENELKLEYKAVSTEDTIINLTHHSYFNLDGHEGNVLDQKVFVDSEKILETDPKNIPTGKFIDLHHHKFDFRTPQNCPESIDNSFAIAKTEKAVATLFSPKNNLKMNVYTDQPSVHIYVGGNCFDVLKGKNDTVYHKTSGICFETQNFPDAPNQEHFPNVVLKKGEIYSQNTIYKFENIS; translated from the coding sequence ATGGAAATAAAACATAAATCACATTTTCAGCACACATCTAATCCGAAATCTTTTGGATTCATGTCAGATGGAAAGGAAATTTTCGTTTTTGAATTAACAAACAAAAACAAAATGAAGGTCGAAATCACCAATTATGGTGCAACGGTAACTTCTATAAAAGTTCCTGTTCAAGAAAATCTAGTTGATGTTGTATTGGGTTTTGATTCGCTGCAATTGTATTTAGAGTCTTATAGTTTACCAAGTGCTCCTTATTTTGGAACTACGGTTGGCCGTTATGCAGGAAGAATCCAGAACGGTACTTTTACATTAAATGATAAAACATACCAATTAGCCAAAAATAATAATGGTAATTCGCTTCATGGCGGTAGTAATGGTTTTGGACGAAAAGAATGGACAGTTACTAATCAGACTTCTGGAGAAAATCCTTCTATCACATTCACCTTAATAAGTGCAGATGGTGACGAAAATTATCCAGGTGAACTTCAGATTGATCTTACGTATATCTTAACTGAAGAAAATGAACTAAAACTTGAGTACAAAGCGGTTTCAACTGAAGATACGATTATTAATTTAACACATCACAGTTATTTTAATCTGGACGGTCATGAAGGCAATGTTCTGGATCAAAAGGTATTTGTTGATTCAGAAAAAATATTAGAAACAGATCCAAAGAATATTCCAACCGGAAAATTTATAGATCTACACCATCATAAATTTGATTTCAGAACACCTCAAAATTGTCCTGAATCTATTGATAATTCGTTTGCCATTGCCAAAACCGAAAAAGCGGTTGCGACTTTATTCAGTCCCAAAAACAATCTGAAAATGAATGTTTATACAGATCAGCCAAGTGTACATATATATGTAGGCGGAAATTGTTTTGATGTTTTAAAAGGAAAAAACGATACGGTTTACCACAAAACAAGCGGTATTTGTTTTGAAACACAAAATTTTCCAGATGCGCCTAATCAGGAACATTTCCCAAATGTTGTTTTAAAAAAAGGCGAAATCTACTCTCAAAACACAATTTATAAA